The DNA segment AAAAGCTCAAAAGCAAAAGCCGAGATTACAAAAGAAATTTTGATTCAGGATTACAATCTCACCGCAAATACCGGCGAATTATCGGTCGAAAAAAGAGCGCAAATACTTTCTAAAAAATTCGGAAAGTATTTTCGATAAAACTAAGCGCTATTTATTCTTTGAGATCGCTTGAATCATTTGATAAACAAGGTTTCTCATTTCAGGCGGAACATTTTTATAGAAAGAGATAAACATCTCCTCCACCTTATCATTGGAAATTTTATTCCAAAGAAAGTCTCGCTTTTTCATCTTTTCAACGGTCTCAGAACTCTCTTCGGATGCTACGTTGACTTCGGGATGTCCTTTTCCTTTTGTTAGCCAAAGACCAGAGATATGATGACTAAACTCGATCTCAGCGGCGATTTTATCCAGCAATGGACGTTTATCATTACAGATATAGCTGATATAATTCTGCGACTTGCCGATCGAGATCGCAAAATCTTCGTCGTTCATCGCTAATATATTCTTAATCGCGTACCGAAGCCTTTTTCCAGGCGTGGAAAAATCGATATTTTCTAATGGAATTGTGATTATTTTATTTGACATATATCACAAATTGACTAAATGTTCAATTAGTATGTATTTACCTGATTCAAGAGAAAAATTTGGTTCACTGTCTTTTTATTACAATCTTAAAAAGAAATTTATAAAAAGAAACGATGATTTTTTTCATTGAATCAAAATACAGAATCATTTTTGAATCTCTAAAACTTTTTTATCAAAGGTTTTGGGGATTCGCATCAAAGTGTAATTGTATCGATATACACTCTGACAATTGAAATCAATCGTTTTTCATAAAAAGATCCATAATAGTTTTAGAGAATCGTATACAAAAATGAAAGAAACGGCGCGTTAGATTCCCATTGAGTATCAATTAGGAGATTGCAAATATGCTAAAATGGAATTATGATCACGAACTCGAATACTTTTTAGATTCGATGCCCGAACTAAAAAACAAAATCAGAAACGCATCTTCGTGGAGACAAAAAAAAGAAAAACCTCCCAAAGAATTGAGATTGGAAATTTTTTTAGGAATCTTGATTCTGAAAAAGAAAATTCTCAAAAAACGTTATCAATGGACCCAAAGCGAATTGAGGAATCTTTTCTCGGAAAAAATCACCTTACAAAGCAAACTCATTGAAAAACAAATTCAACTTGAAATCATCGAAAAAGAAAATAGGGGTATGAAAAACGAATTGGAACGATTGAAACTCAATCAATAAAATCTTATGGACTCGAGTGGCTCTTTTAGAATCAGATCCTGTTTGACATATTAAAGATCCTGAATGATCAAATCCATAATCCGGATAAAAACCTTGCGAATGTCTTCCCGAGCCTCTTCGGAGGGCAAAACCTTATGATTCCAGATCTTGAGACCAAAACGAATAAAAAAATTGTCCAGAAGTTCGGATTCCACATGAGTTTTCATCAAAGTCCTTCCACCTTCCCTGTTCCATGATAGAGTCATCTTGGTTCCCTTTTCCGCGTTTGCGTGAACCAGGGTCTCCGTAAACTCATGGATGATCGATTCCAGATTTCCGGGAATGACCAAATTGATCGCCCACGCCGGAATTACATAAGAAAATCCGCCGGAAACTTCGAACTTTTCGATTCTATTGACTTGAAACAAAAGCGATCCACTGTCCGGATGATTTACAAAAACCCCTGATATTAGAATTTCCGGATTTTCCAATAATAAACCGTAGAGATTCGCTTCCAAAGAAACCCGAATCTGAAACGGAAAATGATTGAGAGATGCGATTGAAAAAGAATCCTCCGGAAACAGATTGCCTTTCGAATCGTAAGGAAGAATTTTCCCTTGTTTCGTTACAAACTTAACGGATATATCCGGCGTTTTGGATTGGAAACGAATTTCAGTTAAAGTTTTTCCCTTTGAATTTTCAATTTTAACCTTTAACCAACCCAAATATTTGATCGTATCCAAATAATCGCCCAACTCTTCATAGTCGTCTGCTACATTTCTGGATAACGAACCTTTGAAGTTGAACTGAGTGATCGCAGATTCCCCTTTGGGTTCTTTTTCCTCCGAAAGCACGAGAAGAGATTCCAAAACGAAATAATAATTTAAAAATTTTCCAAGATCCGGAAAGGATTTGGAAAGGTCGTTTAACACCTTTCTCGCTTCGGGGTAATTTACTTTTTTAAAAATCGCGGTAGCAGGCGCGTTGATTTGTTTTACATTCTGCGGATCTAAAAATTTTAAAGAAGTTTCCATCGCCATAACGGCGTGTTTGTGCGTAAACGGCCCCAAATGTGTGATCAGGTCCAAATTGCCGGAATACGAAGTTTCGCCATAAAGAGCATAAAGAGGTTTTGGATTGTGTTTCAAATCGAACTGAGCGCTAAAATCGCCAAAGGAAGAAAGCGAAACATTACCCACCCCTTTTTCCTCGAGATGGATCTTATAACCTCCCGAGGAAAATTTTCCTCGATACTTCACTCGGTGAGTTCCATCTTCCGTTTTTTGTAGAAATTCGGAATGATAGAGCTTTTTCAATTCAAACTTTTCCAAAGATGCTTCGATATATTTATGAAATTCCAACGCCCTTCCGTCGTATTGAACCTTCTTAGCCGCTCCCTTTAAAAAACCGAGAAACTGTTTTGAAATCGCCCGTCCGTCCGGACCGATCGAATGGGGAATGTCTTTAAGAGAAAGCGCCCCCAAAATCGGAAATACAAAAAGAATAAATACAAGAACTGTATTTAGAAAAATAAGTTTTCGAACCGAAACCTTCACCTCAGCCACCTTTTTATATAACAATCAATATCTATTACAGAAGAATTCTCCCTACTCTAAATTCATTTTTTTTAAAAGCAATATTTTTCATAGCGGTCGTTACAGTAAAAACGGGATCTCACCGACGTCTTTTTTCAGAAAGTGGGGAGTTCCCACAATTGAATCCGGTAAAATATGTCGGCCCGTCCGAAAAATGATGCGCGCAATTCAAAACGTTTCGGCCGCAACTGAAACGATCCGATTTTTGGGTCTTCAGGGCTCGATGATAAATCGAATCGGATTCCCCTTTCTTTCATCCAATGCCTCCAAACATTCATTCAATTCTTCTAATGAATGGTGGGAAGTGATCGAATGTGTGAGATTGATTTTTCCTTTGAGATAGAGATCAATCAGTTCGGGAATCGCCCTTCGATCCGACCCGTAAGATCCGGATACGGAAATCATCTTTTCGATCAGTATAAAAGGAATCTGAAATTTCAAAGGTTGTCTTCCGATTCCTACGAGTACCATTTTTCCGCCGGGATTCATCGCACGAAGAGATTCTTCGATATTGGACATGTATCCCGAAAAGTCCGCGAGAAGATCGATTCCTTTACTGACTTCTTTTAACGCCTTTCCCGGATTGCGAACCTCCTTTAAATTGATCACTTCGTCCGCTCCGTATTTGAGAGCGTTTTCCAGAGGTCCCTTATCGACGTCTAACGCGATTACCTTTCCACTGGTAAGCGCTCTTGCGACCGCAACTCCATGAATTCCCAAACCACCACATCCGAAAATGGCAACCGTATCCCCGTCTTGAATGTTTCCTCTGTATCGGATCGCGTGATACGGAGTAGAAACGGCGTCCGCTAAAATGGCTCCTTGATCAAAAGGAATCGCATCGGGAAGAGAATACAAATAACGTTCCTCTACGATATTGTATTCCGCAAAACTTCCGTCCCGATCAAACCCGAATACTCCGAGTTCTTTACATAAATTTTCGTGGCCCGCCTTACAATACGCACAAGCTCCGCAGGAAGTTCCCGCCGCGATAACAACTCGGTCCCCTTTTTTAAAACGACTTACATTCTCCCCTACCTCTTCGATCACACCCGAAGATTCGTGACCCGGAACTCTCGGAAAATGTTTGCACTTCAACGTACCGTGAATCACAAGATGAACGTCGGAGCCGCAAATTCCACAGGCTTTGATTTTTACTTTTACCTGCCCCGTGCCGACTTGGGGAGTGGCGACTTCTCTGATCTCTAAACTTTTTTTTCCGGATTCTAAAACTGCGGCCTTCATTCTTGATTCTCCCTGGATAAAACGCAACGTAGATTAAGATCCCAAAGTCAAGAGTCAAGGTGAATTGCTCGAGAATCTCATTTCTTTCAAAAAGTTCTTTGAATGAAACACGTCGCGTCTCGGATTTACAAATGACCAGTTCGTTTTCGCACTTGAATCCAGAACCCGGAATTTTTTCATGGAAGCGGAATCGTTTTTGTTTTAGAAAAAATGGATTCTTTATTTTTCGTGTCACGCCGGAGGAAAGAAAACTATGGAACCAGAGACTCTCTACCGGGAAATCAAAGCCAGCCAAAACGGCCAGGACTGGCATCATAAAAACTGCTTCGGTTGCGGACCCGATAACGCCAAAGGGATTCATGCAAGTTTCCCCTTTCACGAAAATAGCGGTGAAGTTCGTTTTCCCTTTAAGATAGAAAAATCCTTCGAAGGAGCTCCCGGCTACGCACACGGAGGAGTGTTAGCAACTCTTTTGGATGAAGCACAGGGCGTTCTTTGTTTTCATCTTGGACACTTTGTAATGACGGATCAGCTTTATATGCGTTATCACAAAGCGGTTCCTCTCAACGAAGACGTGGAAGTCCGTTGTTGGGTTACCATGGTGAGAAGAAGAAGACTTTATACAAAAGCAACCATTCACCTTTCCAAAACGGGGGAGCTTTTAGTTTCATCCAAAGCACGCTGGTATGATATGTCCGAAAGAACCATGAGAAGAATGTTTCAAGGAACCGCGTTTCCGCTCGATACCCTTTTACAAGTGCTCGAAGTAAATCAGAAACGAGGTAAGGAAATTCGGAAACGTTTGAAACTTCAAAAGACGGATTTTTCCATTCAAGAATAAACCGCAGTTAGAATTCGACGTTTATTCTGTTACAAGAAATTTGAGCCCCATTACGGATAAAATCAGAGTGGAAAGAAAAAACCCTCTCCAAAAATCCATCGGCTCTCCGTGCAATAAAATTCCGATTAAAACGGTTCCCACTGCGCCAAGACCGGTCCAAATCGCGTATGCGGTTCCCATGGGAATCGTTTGAACCGCTTTGTTTAAAAAGGCAAGACCCAATACGGTGGAAATTAGAAATCCGACGGTCCAAACTGGTTTTGTAAAATTATCGGACAACTTTAAACAAGTAGTAAACCCGATTTCAAAACCGGATGCAATGATAAGATATAACCAGGCCATGATTCCAATTTTTTTGAATAGAAGCAGAATTCAAGTCATTGTTTCAAAACGAAACCGTAATATTTTTCAGACCA comes from the Leptospira sp. WS92.C1 genome and includes:
- a CDS encoding PaaI family thioesterase is translated as MEPETLYREIKASQNGQDWHHKNCFGCGPDNAKGIHASFPFHENSGEVRFPFKIEKSFEGAPGYAHGGVLATLLDEAQGVLCFHLGHFVMTDQLYMRYHKAVPLNEDVEVRCWVTMVRRRRLYTKATIHLSKTGELLVSSKARWYDMSERTMRRMFQGTAFPLDTLLQVLEVNQKRGKEIRKRLKLQKTDFSIQE
- a CDS encoding multidrug efflux SMR transporter, encoding MAWLYLIIASGFEIGFTTCLKLSDNFTKPVWTVGFLISTVLGLAFLNKAVQTIPMGTAYAIWTGLGAVGTVLIGILLHGEPMDFWRGFFLSTLILSVMGLKFLVTE
- a CDS encoding zinc-binding dehydrogenase, coding for MKAAVLESGKKSLEIREVATPQVGTGQVKVKIKACGICGSDVHLVIHGTLKCKHFPRVPGHESSGVIEEVGENVSRFKKGDRVVIAAGTSCGACAYCKAGHENLCKELGVFGFDRDGSFAEYNIVEERYLYSLPDAIPFDQGAILADAVSTPYHAIRYRGNIQDGDTVAIFGCGGLGIHGVAVARALTSGKVIALDVDKGPLENALKYGADEVINLKEVRNPGKALKEVSKGIDLLADFSGYMSNIEESLRAMNPGGKMVLVGIGRQPLKFQIPFILIEKMISVSGSYGSDRRAIPELIDLYLKGKINLTHSITSHHSLEELNECLEALDERKGNPIRFIIEP
- a CDS encoding XRE family transcriptional regulator translates to MSNKIITIPLENIDFSTPGKRLRYAIKNILAMNDEDFAISIGKSQNYISYICNDKRPLLDKIAAEIEFSHHISGLWLTKGKGHPEVNVASEESSETVEKMKKRDFLWNKISNDKVEEMFISFYKNVPPEMRNLVYQMIQAISKNK